One window of Micropterus dolomieu isolate WLL.071019.BEF.003 ecotype Adirondacks linkage group LG13, ASM2129224v1, whole genome shotgun sequence genomic DNA carries:
- the LOC123981686 gene encoding calsenilin-like has product MQGNEKAVDGDLLPDANGKDPNPGGQTEGSKWQRPRLTRKSLMKCCLVKWIIASTTQQGPDSCDSDLELSMVRHQPEGLDQLQAQTQFTRKELQSLYRGFKNECPSGLVDEETFKTIYSQFFPQGDATTYAHFLFNAFDMDRSGSIRFEDFVIGLSVLLRGSVTEKLRWAFNLYDINKDGYVTKEEMMAIMTSIYDMMGRYTLPSVRDDSPLDHVERFFQKMDRNRDGVVTIDEFIETCQKDENIMASMQLFENVI; this is encoded by the exons ATGCAG GGGAATGAGAAGGCAGTGGATGGCGATCTGTTACCTGATGCCAATGGGAAAGATCCAAACCCGGGTGGACAGACAGAGGGCTCCAAGTGGCAGAGACCACGGCTCACGCGTAAATCTCTGATGAAGTGCTGTCTCGTCAAGTGGATTATCGCCAGTACCACGCAACAAGGGCCAG ACAGCTGCGACAGTGACCTTGAACTCTCCATGGTGCGTCACCAACCTGAGGGCCTCGACCAGCTCCAAGCCCAGACACAGTTCACCAGGAAGGAGCTTCAGTCGCTTTACAGAGGCTTCAAAAAT GAATGTCCCAGTGGGCTAGTGGATGAAGAAACTTTCAAGACCATTTACTCACAATTCTTCCCTCAGGGAG ATGCAACCACGTATGCACATTTCTTGTTCAATGCATTTGACATGGACAGAAGTGGCTCCATCCGGTTTGAG GACTTTGTGATAGGATTGTCTGTGTTGCTTAGAGGCTCTGTTACAGAGAAACTTCGATGGGCGTTTAACCTGTATGACATCAACAAAGACGGCTACGTCACTAAAGAG GAAATGATGGCAATAATGACCTCCATTTATGACATGATGGGCAGATATACCTTACCCAGTGTACGAGACGATTCCCCCCTTGACCATGTGGAGAGATTCTTCCAG AAAATGGATCGGAACAGAGATGGAGTCGTGACGATTGATGAATTCATAGAAACCTGCCAAAAG GATGAAAATATAATGGCTTCCATGCAGCTCTTTGAGAACGTCATCTAG